A portion of the Actomonas aquatica genome contains these proteins:
- a CDS encoding vWA domain-containing protein: MTFHWPIALWLLVLPAALILAEISRRVRASVRRHPKILRAEAAPSGLQLLADTSGVIANRTRVRWRLWLGLALVITALARPQWGEVEEPVFEQSREILIALDLSRSMLAPDVAPSRLERSKLLITSLLEKLQGERVGLIVFAGTAFLQSPLSADYEILEDFLPALDPAFLPQGGTDYDALLTAALDAFSHETNADRYLIVLSDGESQTETWQSRVDEMREREIHVLTLGVGTADGAMLPDGTGGFIKDQRGAVVLSRLNPSTLEDLARRTSGLYRNASAWVDLSELLQQTVEAGRQGEFAETRRARRIERFQWALAPAMLFLLWSFWREFPVQPRQRAMTVKTASRRATSIAALLVSAFLLQPAPTTRAVEKVDATGNTIDDPNQILQPLNGEGAETTEPPPPPEAPVRDVIGRLALKDEITASDYAEVANDTLTYGETVKSAGEQLHKPAVHDALDAVDAGEALDADAADWPALRAALEKLLEDPPPQDQQDQDGDQGEDGDQENQDDQQNQGDQGQQDQNGDQGENDDQGESGDQGNQGEQDQQGENGDQSDQSQSEQEDGSDSQQSQDGEGDEQQNRDPAGSDNQSQDSEHRPPENRESAFGDLGDEEEEAPQPQPQPQPQPQPTQAGNQSIGGKPTQSTEATDNPALAVPLQKLDQLKQQDSPAQLFQLMQDPQSTKSDPGRDW; encoded by the coding sequence ATGACCTTTCACTGGCCCATTGCTCTTTGGCTACTCGTCCTGCCCGCCGCTCTGATCCTCGCCGAAATCAGCCGCCGGGTGCGCGCCAGTGTGCGACGTCATCCCAAGATCCTGCGCGCCGAAGCCGCCCCCTCCGGTCTGCAACTGCTCGCCGACACTTCCGGTGTGATCGCCAACCGCACCCGCGTGCGCTGGCGCCTCTGGCTCGGCCTCGCGCTCGTCATCACCGCCCTCGCCCGTCCGCAATGGGGCGAAGTGGAAGAACCCGTCTTCGAGCAGTCCCGCGAGATCCTCATCGCCCTCGACCTCTCGCGCTCGATGCTCGCCCCCGACGTCGCCCCCAGCCGACTCGAACGCAGCAAACTCCTCATCACTTCGCTGCTCGAAAAACTGCAGGGCGAACGCGTCGGCCTCATCGTTTTTGCAGGCACCGCCTTCCTCCAAAGCCCGCTCAGCGCCGACTACGAGATCCTCGAAGATTTTCTGCCCGCCCTTGACCCGGCCTTCCTACCGCAGGGCGGCACCGACTACGACGCCCTGCTCACGGCCGCCCTCGACGCGTTCAGCCACGAGACCAACGCCGACCGCTACCTCATCGTCCTCAGCGACGGCGAATCTCAGACCGAGACCTGGCAGAGCCGCGTCGACGAAATGCGCGAACGCGAGATTCATGTGCTCACCCTCGGCGTCGGCACCGCCGACGGCGCCATGCTGCCCGACGGCACCGGCGGGTTCATCAAAGACCAACGCGGCGCCGTCGTCCTCTCTCGCCTCAACCCGTCCACCCTCGAAGACCTCGCCCGCCGCACCAGCGGCCTCTACCGTAACGCCTCCGCCTGGGTCGACCTCTCCGAGCTCCTCCAACAAACCGTCGAGGCCGGCCGCCAAGGCGAGTTTGCCGAAACCCGCCGCGCCCGCCGTATCGAGCGTTTCCAATGGGCTCTCGCGCCCGCCATGCTCTTCCTGCTCTGGAGCTTCTGGCGCGAGTTTCCCGTGCAGCCTCGCCAGCGCGCCATGACTGTTAAAACGGCCTCTCGCCGCGCCACCAGCATCGCCGCACTGCTCGTATCCGCGTTTCTCTTACAACCGGCGCCAACCACCCGCGCCGTCGAAAAAGTCGACGCGACCGGCAACACCATCGACGATCCCAACCAGATCCTCCAACCGCTGAACGGCGAAGGTGCCGAAACCACCGAACCGCCCCCGCCGCCGGAGGCCCCGGTGCGCGACGTCATCGGCCGCCTCGCCCTCAAGGACGAGATCACCGCCAGCGACTACGCCGAGGTCGCCAACGACACCCTCACCTACGGCGAGACCGTCAAGTCCGCCGGTGAGCAGCTTCACAAACCCGCCGTCCATGACGCCCTCGATGCGGTCGACGCCGGTGAAGCTCTCGATGCCGACGCCGCCGATTGGCCCGCCCTCCGCGCCGCGCTCGAAAAGCTGCTCGAGGATCCGCCCCCGCAAGATCAACAGGATCAGGACGGTGACCAAGGCGAGGACGGTGATCAGGAAAACCAGGACGACCAACAAAACCAAGGTGACCAAGGTCAGCAGGACCAGAACGGTGACCAGGGCGAAAACGACGACCAAGGTGAGTCCGGCGACCAAGGCAATCAGGGCGAGCAAGATCAACAGGGCGAGAACGGTGACCAATCCGACCAGTCCCAATCCGAGCAGGAAGACGGTTCCGATTCACAACAAAGCCAGGACGGCGAAGGCGACGAGCAACAGAACCGCGATCCCGCCGGCTCCGACAACCAATCCCAGGATTCCGAACACCGCCCTCCCGAAAACCGCGAGTCCGCGTTCGGTGATCTCGGCGACGAGGAGGAAGAGGCCCCGCAGCCGCAACCCCAGCCCCAACCGCAACCTCAGCCCACCCAAGCCGGCAACCAAAGTATCGGCGGCAAACCCACCCAGAGCACCGAGGCCACCGACAACCCCGCTCTCGCCGTGCCCCTGCAAAAACTCGACCAACTCAAGCAGCAGGACTCTCCCGCTCAGCTCTTTCAACTCATGCAAGATCCACAATCCACGAAGTCCGATCCCGGACGCGATTGGTGA
- a CDS encoding BatD family protein → MRNRLLLLFLALACTLGLSAQTVRWQQPDYFAIGQVSNLVLLLNNCEIEGDLTIPQVPNLEIGQPQRGEQSSTRIINGARTDQVLVYYAFPVRPLDQGPVQIPTFTLQTNAGPQTVPGLSVPVREATLGDTNILISDITASTLEVGDGSPIWAGQVVPITYSLGVSARFNANLASEPSWEPSPLIVESWTDPTGRAEGSGRDARKLVTYPSRGYFPAPGSYTVNSVQQSVNIGIPSSGFFNSLRGETFAITSDAPQVTVQPLPAPAPASFAGAVGSFTLTSQIVPEDAAVGDPITWTLALEGTGNWPVISALPARQASNTFRVVQPEATRSNPEGKLFDGSISEDVILIPTTAGTFTLPAVEWTYFDPTSGTYQTLTTEAHELTISPAATTSTPATNPTAANGTTPPAVNGPLPLDATAPIRSAPAPDSPSALPLEPLPAAPIAALPLARRDLAVAGIALAALLPLLWLVLAYRHARAADPGRIARAAKRQLPVAISRVSHAATPTDRSAALLEWQRLTAILWQSPLATPSASLFASDDTWHQLWQEADRALYARDVELPADWTQRAHAAAKQKRGPGFPVFRCLALRHLFPAIALLLTALALTPNHLPAAEPAADPIAAYQSGDFAAAEATWRAAVDAAPTDWVAHHNLALALAQQNRWNEAGAHAAVAFLQNPRDPSTRWHLNYVLDRAGYSPPIIGRFLNPSWTEKIAAQASPPEWQRLLLLAFVIFVAAIAAIIVCAYQPRWRLLRAFAWLMVVLAIGTAAGAGLSLRTYGLTIESDAVLTWRSATLRSIPSDLDEEQQSTPLAPGSLARVQKSFLGWRQLSFPNGQTGWIRAEELVGIWKKK, encoded by the coding sequence ATGCGCAACCGACTCCTCCTCCTCTTCCTGGCCCTCGCCTGCACCCTCGGTCTGTCCGCCCAGACCGTCCGCTGGCAGCAGCCCGACTACTTCGCCATCGGCCAAGTCTCCAACTTGGTGCTCTTGCTCAACAACTGTGAGATCGAGGGCGACCTCACCATCCCGCAGGTCCCCAACCTCGAGATCGGCCAACCCCAGCGCGGTGAGCAAAGCTCCACCCGTATCATCAACGGCGCCCGCACCGACCAGGTCCTCGTGTATTACGCCTTCCCGGTGCGCCCCCTCGATCAGGGCCCGGTCCAAATCCCCACCTTCACGCTGCAGACCAATGCCGGCCCGCAAACCGTGCCCGGCCTCAGCGTGCCCGTGCGCGAAGCCACCCTCGGCGACACCAACATCCTCATTTCCGACATCACCGCCTCGACCCTCGAGGTCGGCGACGGCAGCCCGATCTGGGCCGGCCAAGTCGTGCCGATCACCTACTCGCTCGGCGTGTCCGCCCGCTTCAACGCCAACCTCGCCAGCGAACCGTCCTGGGAACCCTCCCCGCTCATCGTCGAGTCGTGGACCGACCCCACCGGCCGCGCCGAGGGCTCCGGTCGCGACGCCCGCAAACTCGTCACGTATCCCTCCCGCGGATACTTCCCCGCCCCCGGCAGCTACACGGTCAACTCCGTGCAACAGTCGGTGAACATCGGCATCCCGTCCTCCGGATTCTTCAACTCCCTCCGCGGCGAAACCTTCGCCATCACCAGCGACGCTCCGCAGGTCACCGTGCAACCGCTGCCCGCCCCCGCACCCGCGTCCTTCGCCGGCGCCGTCGGTTCCTTCACCCTCACCTCCCAAATCGTCCCCGAAGACGCCGCCGTCGGCGATCCGATCACGTGGACGCTCGCCCTCGAAGGCACCGGCAACTGGCCGGTCATCTCCGCCCTGCCCGCCCGCCAGGCTTCCAACACCTTCCGCGTCGTTCAACCCGAAGCCACCCGCTCCAATCCCGAGGGCAAACTCTTCGACGGCAGTATCTCCGAGGACGTCATCCTCATCCCCACCACCGCCGGCACCTTCACCCTGCCCGCCGTCGAGTGGACCTACTTCGACCCGACCTCCGGCACCTACCAAACCCTCACCACCGAAGCACACGAGCTGACCATCAGCCCCGCCGCCACCACCTCGACGCCCGCGACCAACCCCACCGCCGCCAACGGCACCACGCCGCCCGCCGTCAACGGTCCGCTGCCGCTCGACGCCACCGCGCCCATTCGCTCCGCACCGGCCCCCGACTCCCCGTCGGCCCTGCCCCTCGAGCCCTTGCCCGCCGCGCCCATCGCCGCCCTGCCGCTCGCTCGCCGCGACCTTGCCGTCGCCGGCATCGCCCTCGCCGCGCTGCTGCCCCTGCTGTGGCTCGTCCTCGCTTATCGCCACGCTCGCGCCGCCGATCCGGGCCGCATCGCCCGCGCCGCCAAACGCCAGCTGCCCGTCGCCATCAGCCGCGTCAGCCACGCCGCCACGCCGACCGATCGCTCCGCCGCGCTGTTGGAGTGGCAGCGCCTCACCGCGATCCTTTGGCAGTCTCCGCTCGCCACGCCCTCGGCCAGCCTCTTCGCCTCCGACGACACCTGGCATCAACTCTGGCAGGAAGCCGATCGCGCGCTCTATGCCCGCGACGTCGAACTGCCCGCCGACTGGACCCAGCGCGCCCACGCCGCCGCCAAACAGAAGCGCGGCCCCGGATTCCCCGTCTTCCGTTGCCTGGCCCTGCGTCACCTCTTCCCGGCCATCGCACTCCTGCTCACCGCCTTGGCCTTGACGCCGAACCACCTTCCGGCCGCCGAACCCGCCGCCGATCCGATCGCCGCCTACCAGAGCGGCGACTTCGCCGCCGCCGAAGCCACCTGGCGCGCCGCCGTTGATGCTGCGCCGACCGACTGGGTCGCCCACCACAACCTCGCCCTCGCCCTCGCCCAGCAGAACCGTTGGAACGAAGCCGGAGCGCACGCCGCCGTCGCCTTCCTCCAAAACCCGCGCGATCCCTCCACCCGCTGGCACCTCAACTACGTGCTCGATCGCGCCGGCTACAGCCCGCCCATCATCGGCCGCTTCCTCAATCCGTCGTGGACCGAAAAGATCGCCGCCCAGGCCTCTCCGCCTGAGTGGCAACGGCTCCTGCTCCTCGCCTTCGTGATCTTCGTCGCCGCCATCGCCGCGATCATCGTCTGCGCCTACCAACCGCGCTGGCGCCTCCTCCGCGCCTTTGCCTGGCTCATGGTGGTGCTCGCCATCGGCACCGCCGCCGGCGCCGGCCTCAGCCTGCGCACCTACGGCCTCACCATCGAGTCCGACGCCGTGCTCACCTGGCGCTCCGCCACGCTGCGCTCGATCCCCAGCGACTTGGACGAAGAACAACAATCCACCCCGCTCGCCCCCGGCTCCCTCGCCCGCGTGCAAAAGTCCTTCCTCGGCTGGCGCCAACTCAGCTTCCCCAACGGCCAAACCGGCTGGATCCGCGCCGAAGAACTGGTCGGAATTTGGAAGAAAAAATAG
- a CDS encoding NUDIX hydrolase, translating to MAVVGTREHVAALLRAHLVSGAEAGHEAAMVEATLSFVEAEPRCAERSLEVGHLTGSAWIVDRTRRKTLLTHHRKLNMWLQLGGHADGDLDIAAVAMREAEEESGLSELRLVSPTLFDVDRHRIPARKGEPEHWHYDLRFMVEANADEAFVVSDESHDLAWIEIERMAEFNSEESMLRMARKTGRMVNGEW from the coding sequence ATGGCCGTCGTGGGAACGCGTGAACACGTCGCGGCGCTGCTGCGGGCGCATTTGGTGAGCGGAGCTGAGGCTGGTCATGAGGCGGCGATGGTGGAAGCCACGCTGTCGTTTGTGGAAGCGGAGCCGCGTTGCGCGGAGCGCTCGTTGGAAGTCGGTCACCTGACCGGATCGGCGTGGATCGTGGATCGCACGCGGCGCAAGACGCTGCTCACACATCATCGAAAACTAAACATGTGGCTGCAGCTCGGCGGGCACGCCGACGGCGATCTCGACATCGCGGCGGTGGCGATGCGCGAGGCGGAGGAGGAGAGCGGCCTGAGCGAGTTGCGTTTGGTGTCGCCGACGCTGTTTGACGTCGATCGGCATCGGATTCCGGCCCGCAAGGGAGAACCGGAGCATTGGCATTACGACCTGCGCTTCATGGTCGAGGCAAATGCGGACGAAGCGTTCGTGGTGTCCGATGAGTCGCATGACCTCGCGTGGATCGAGATCGAGCGCATGGCCGAATTCAACAGCGAGGAGTCGATGCTGCGGATGGCGCGGAAAACGGGAAGAATGGTGAATGGTGAATGGTGA
- a CDS encoding TIGR00730 family Rossman fold protein, producing MTKLICVYCSSSRKLDPKYYEVGEAVGRGLAEQGWGLIYGGGNVGTMGAVAKGVHQAGGHVVGVIPDFMKSRELAYDEADELITVDTMRERKRVMAERADGFITLPGGIGTLEEVSEIMVERQLALTQKPLVLLNQDGFYDDLLKFLERMIVERFKSDGMRKLFGVASTVEEIWPLLTSPEAFEVDALWRSS from the coding sequence ATGACCAAGCTGATTTGTGTGTATTGTTCTTCGAGTCGGAAACTGGACCCCAAGTATTATGAGGTGGGGGAAGCGGTGGGGCGCGGGTTGGCCGAGCAAGGCTGGGGGCTGATCTACGGCGGCGGCAACGTGGGCACGATGGGCGCGGTGGCCAAGGGCGTGCATCAGGCGGGTGGTCATGTCGTGGGCGTGATTCCGGACTTCATGAAGTCGCGGGAGTTGGCTTACGACGAGGCCGACGAGTTGATCACCGTGGACACGATGCGCGAACGTAAGCGCGTGATGGCGGAGCGCGCGGATGGGTTCATCACTTTGCCGGGCGGCATTGGCACGCTGGAGGAGGTGAGCGAGATCATGGTGGAGCGACAGTTGGCGCTCACGCAGAAGCCGTTGGTGCTGCTCAATCAAGATGGCTTCTACGACGATCTGTTGAAGTTTTTGGAGCGCATGATCGTGGAGCGCTTTAAGTCGGATGGCATGCGCAAGCTCTTTGGCGTGGCGTCGACGGTGGAGGAAATCTGGCCGCTGCTGACCTCACCCGAAGCCTTTGAAGTGGATGCGTTGTGGAGGTCCTCCTGA
- the gluQRS gene encoding tRNA glutamyl-Q(34) synthetase GluQRS codes for MVHTSQPYLGRLAPSPTGLLHLGHAHTFWLAAQRAAAAGGSLLLRNDDLDAARCRPEFVEAFQNDLRWLGLSWTEPMLTQSQRVPLYRAALARLHAAGHIYPCHHSRREIAEAASAPHENGLNDEPLYPAEWRPPPDASLPPLTDPIICNWRFRVPDGETVAFTDAHAGPQSAIAGRDFGDFLVWRKDDVPSYQLACALDDGELGITEVVRGDDLIKSTFRQLLLLRALGLPEPTYYHADLVTDDTGQRLAKRHDALSLRALRDSGQSPAQLIERF; via the coding sequence GTGGTTCACACCTCCCAACCCTATCTCGGTCGCCTCGCGCCTTCGCCCACTGGGCTGCTGCACTTGGGTCACGCGCACACCTTTTGGCTCGCCGCCCAGCGCGCCGCCGCGGCTGGCGGTTCGCTCCTGCTGCGCAACGACGACCTCGATGCCGCCCGCTGCCGTCCGGAGTTCGTTGAAGCTTTTCAAAACGATCTGCGTTGGCTCGGCCTCTCGTGGACCGAGCCCATGCTAACCCAAAGCCAACGCGTCCCGCTCTACCGCGCCGCCCTCGCCCGCCTCCACGCCGCGGGTCACATCTACCCCTGCCATCACTCGCGCCGCGAGATCGCCGAGGCCGCAAGCGCTCCGCACGAAAACGGTCTCAACGACGAACCGCTCTACCCCGCGGAATGGCGCCCGCCGCCCGACGCCTCGTTACCCCCGCTCACCGATCCCATCATCTGCAACTGGCGCTTCCGCGTCCCCGACGGCGAAACCGTCGCTTTCACCGATGCCCACGCCGGCCCGCAATCCGCCATCGCCGGCCGAGACTTCGGCGACTTCCTCGTCTGGCGCAAAGACGACGTGCCCAGCTACCAACTCGCCTGCGCCCTCGACGACGGGGAACTCGGCATCACCGAAGTCGTCCGCGGCGACGACCTCATCAAATCCACCTTCCGCCAACTCCTCCTCCTGCGCGCCCTCGGCCTGCCCGAGCCCACCTACTACCACGCCGACCTCGTAACCGACGACACCGGCCAACGCCTCGCCAAACGCCACGACGCCCTCTCTCTCCGCGCCCTCCGCGACTCCGGCCAATCCCCCGCCCAACTCATCGAGCGGTTCTAA
- the mog gene encoding molybdopterin adenylyltransferase → MIRIGVLNISDRAAAGVYADEPGQACVALLREWLTTEFEPVYAIIPDEQRQIEAELIRLADTAHCALIVTTGGTGPAARDVTPEATEAVCEKMLPGFGELMRATSLRYVPTAILSRQTAGTRGATLIVNLPGRPKAIRENLEAVFPAIPYCIDLIGGPRLETNPEVMPIFRPKQ, encoded by the coding sequence ATGATCCGCATCGGTGTCCTCAACATTTCCGACCGCGCCGCCGCCGGCGTTTATGCCGACGAACCCGGCCAAGCCTGCGTCGCCCTCCTGCGCGAATGGCTCACCACGGAGTTTGAGCCCGTGTATGCCATCATCCCCGATGAACAGCGGCAGATCGAAGCCGAGCTCATCCGCCTCGCCGACACCGCCCACTGCGCCCTCATCGTGACCACCGGCGGCACCGGTCCGGCCGCGCGCGACGTGACCCCCGAAGCCACCGAAGCCGTCTGCGAAAAGATGCTCCCCGGCTTCGGCGAACTCATGCGCGCCACCTCGCTGCGCTACGTGCCCACCGCCATCCTCTCGCGCCAAACCGCCGGCACCCGCGGCGCGACCCTCATCGTCAACCTGCCCGGCCGCCCCAAAGCCATCCGCGAAAACCTCGAGGCCGTTTTCCCCGCCATCCCCTACTGCATCGACCTCATCGGCGGCCCCCGCCTCGAAACCAACCCCGAGGTCATGCCCATCTTCCGCCCCAAGCAATAG
- a CDS encoding nucleotide pyrophosphohydrolase, with amino-acid sequence MSTMSDDVTTLAEIKARVLGFAQERDWEQFHAPKNLSMALAAEAGELMEHFLWTTSEASRDAVKEPVKRAKIEEELSDVVIYAIEFANMTGIDLAAAIERKMAANAAKYPVEKAKGRADKYTEL; translated from the coding sequence ATGAGCACGATGAGTGACGACGTGACGACGTTGGCGGAGATCAAAGCCCGGGTGTTGGGCTTTGCGCAGGAACGCGATTGGGAGCAGTTTCATGCGCCCAAGAACCTGAGTATGGCGCTGGCGGCTGAGGCCGGAGAGCTGATGGAGCACTTCCTGTGGACGACGTCCGAGGCCTCGCGCGATGCGGTGAAGGAGCCGGTGAAGCGTGCGAAGATCGAGGAGGAATTGTCCGATGTGGTGATCTACGCGATCGAGTTCGCCAACATGACCGGCATCGATCTGGCCGCGGCGATCGAACGCAAGATGGCCGCCAACGCGGCGAAGTATCCGGTGGAGAAGGCCAAGGGCCGGGCGGATAAGTATACGGAGCTCTGA
- a CDS encoding bile acid:sodium symporter family protein, with translation MPLPRLFAWLTHAFPLWVLTLCGAALVVPDAFTWFRGPWIVWGLAVIMLGMGVTLTLEDFRGIKTMPKAVAVGFVAQYTIMPLLGWGLGWALSLPTEYAVGLVLVACCPGGTASNVVTFIAKADVCLSVVMTACSTLAAAVMTPLLTATLVGTRVPVDAWGLFQSTIQVVFIPVVLGVVLNRYFHRPVQRLLPVAPLVSVIVIALICASIIGQRVDEVKASFGPLLLAVTLLHLFGFSLGYGLARLLKLRERSARTVAIEVGMQNSGLGVVLANKHFINPASGVALAAVPCAISAAMHSVIGSIFAAWWRSRGETKV, from the coding sequence ATGCCCCTACCCCGACTGTTTGCCTGGTTGACCCATGCCTTCCCGCTTTGGGTCCTCACGCTGTGTGGCGCCGCCTTGGTGGTGCCGGATGCCTTCACGTGGTTTCGCGGTCCGTGGATCGTGTGGGGACTCGCGGTGATCATGCTCGGCATGGGCGTGACGCTCACGCTGGAGGACTTCCGCGGCATCAAGACGATGCCCAAGGCGGTGGCGGTGGGCTTCGTGGCCCAATACACCATCATGCCCCTGCTGGGCTGGGGCCTGGGGTGGGCGTTGTCGTTGCCCACTGAATACGCGGTGGGGCTGGTGCTGGTGGCGTGCTGTCCGGGCGGGACGGCATCCAATGTCGTGACCTTCATCGCCAAAGCCGACGTGTGTCTGTCGGTGGTGATGACGGCGTGTTCGACCTTGGCGGCGGCGGTGATGACGCCCTTGCTGACGGCGACCTTGGTGGGCACGCGGGTGCCGGTGGATGCGTGGGGGCTCTTTCAGAGCACGATCCAAGTCGTGTTTATCCCGGTGGTGCTGGGCGTGGTGCTCAACCGGTATTTCCACCGTCCCGTGCAGCGCTTGCTGCCGGTGGCGCCCTTGGTGTCGGTCATCGTGATCGCGCTGATCTGCGCGAGCATCATTGGGCAGCGGGTGGACGAAGTGAAAGCGAGCTTTGGTCCGCTGTTGCTGGCAGTGACGCTGCTGCATCTCTTCGGGTTCTCGCTGGGCTACGGCTTGGCGCGCTTGCTCAAGTTGCGGGAGCGCTCCGCGCGGACCGTGGCGATTGAAGTGGGGATGCAGAACTCCGGTTTGGGCGTGGTCCTGGCGAACAAGCACTTCATAAATCCGGCGAGTGGCGTGGCCCTCGCGGCGGTGCCCTGCGCGATCTCAGCCGCGATGCATTCTGTGATCGGGAGTATCTTCGCGGCGTGGTGGCGGTCACGCGGCGAGACGAAGGTTTAG
- a CDS encoding Hsp20/alpha crystallin family protein has translation MNNITLPPPSAPKSRREETASSVTAFRTPHFDCETLPDALRLIVYVPGVQPSGVEIATRGPDLTVTARKAHVVRANWKSMHVEGVQRDYLLNLRLGRSLNFMALQAELRDGALTITIPMRNGSSVTGVSAASVRAA, from the coding sequence ATGAATAACATCACCCTCCCTCCGCCGTCTGCACCGAAGTCCCGTCGTGAGGAAACCGCGTCCTCCGTGACCGCTTTCCGCACGCCGCACTTCGACTGCGAGACCCTGCCCGATGCCCTGAGGCTTATCGTGTATGTGCCGGGAGTTCAGCCCTCCGGCGTGGAAATCGCCACCCGCGGGCCCGATCTCACCGTCACCGCCCGCAAGGCGCACGTGGTGCGAGCCAACTGGAAATCCATGCATGTGGAGGGTGTGCAACGCGATTATTTGCTCAATCTCCGCCTCGGGCGGTCGTTGAACTTCATGGCGTTGCAGGCAGAGCTCCGCGACGGCGCCCTCACCATCACCATTCCCATGCGGAATGGCTCCAGCGTGACCGGCGTCTCCGCGGCCAGTGTCCGCGCCGCCTAA
- a CDS encoding 23S rRNA (adenine(2030)-N(6))-methyltransferase RlmJ: MNYRHHYHAGNFADVAKHAIVLALVAGMQRKEKGFLFLDTHAGRGAYDLAAASQGDSLQRAPEWPMGWGRVEAAWRENAAKVPTLLRDYAAAVSGFAQRQVESAPTEQSDSFKPYPGSPVLVVDRLREQDRAVLCELQGGEADGLRENLGPRRRVQVEQRDGYEAVRGCLPPLERRALVLIDPPYEAENEARKVMTALREGLRRLPGGTFAVWYPLTARAGAPTFLAAVEKEADWAPTWTAELTVAGPEAGLKMRGAGVMVVNPPWQLDQAVAPAMTWLGETLAQAAGGEGSLRWLVPER, from the coding sequence GTGAATTACCGGCACCATTATCACGCGGGCAATTTCGCCGACGTCGCGAAGCATGCCATCGTGCTGGCGCTGGTGGCGGGCATGCAGCGCAAGGAAAAGGGTTTCCTGTTTCTCGACACGCATGCCGGACGCGGGGCCTACGATTTGGCGGCGGCGTCTCAGGGGGACAGTCTGCAACGCGCGCCGGAATGGCCGATGGGCTGGGGACGGGTGGAGGCAGCTTGGCGCGAAAATGCGGCCAAGGTGCCGACCTTGTTGCGCGATTATGCGGCGGCGGTGAGCGGTTTTGCGCAGCGGCAGGTTGAGTCGGCTCCGACTGAGCAAAGTGATTCTTTCAAACCGTATCCGGGGTCGCCGGTTCTAGTGGTCGATCGCCTGCGGGAACAGGACCGGGCGGTCTTGTGTGAGCTGCAGGGCGGCGAGGCTGACGGGCTGCGCGAGAATCTTGGACCGCGGCGGCGGGTGCAGGTGGAGCAGCGCGATGGTTACGAAGCCGTGCGCGGTTGTCTGCCGCCGCTGGAGCGCCGCGCGCTGGTGTTGATTGATCCGCCTTACGAAGCGGAGAACGAAGCCCGCAAGGTGATGACCGCGTTGCGCGAGGGATTGCGACGGCTGCCGGGCGGCACCTTTGCGGTGTGGTATCCGCTGACGGCGCGCGCCGGGGCACCGACGTTTTTGGCCGCGGTGGAAAAAGAGGCCGATTGGGCGCCGACTTGGACGGCTGAGCTCACCGTGGCGGGACCGGAGGCCGGGTTAAAAATGCGCGGGGCCGGCGTGATGGTGGTCAATCCACCGTGGCAACTTGATCAGGCGGTGGCACCGGCGATGACTTGGCTGGGCGAAACCTTGGCGCAGGCGGCGGGCGGCGAAGGCTCGCTGCGGTGGTTGGTGCCGGAGCGCTGA
- a CDS encoding YhcH/YjgK/YiaL family protein, whose translation MAIWGTLDLISQQLASNERFEAALAYLREALAPGSAVHGRIMAIAEGVTERVDLADGVFALEQVYTGKPAGEGRFEAHDQYVDLQAVLSGEEAMEVTARAGLAVTEDLLADKDVVFLADRAAVSRWVVAPGEIAVFFPGDAHKPSLAAGAAPVLAHKTVVKVRL comes from the coding sequence ATGGCTATCTGGGGCACGCTGGATCTCATTTCCCAACAACTCGCTTCGAATGAACGGTTCGAGGCCGCGCTGGCGTATTTGCGTGAGGCGCTCGCGCCGGGTTCGGCGGTCCATGGTCGGATCATGGCTATCGCGGAGGGCGTGACGGAGCGGGTCGATTTGGCCGATGGGGTGTTTGCCCTCGAGCAGGTTTACACGGGCAAACCGGCGGGCGAGGGGCGCTTTGAAGCGCATGACCAGTATGTCGATTTGCAGGCGGTGCTGTCGGGCGAGGAGGCGATGGAGGTGACGGCACGTGCTGGTCTCGCGGTGACCGAAGATTTGCTGGCCGACAAGGACGTGGTGTTTTTGGCGGATCGTGCAGCGGTGTCGCGTTGGGTGGTGGCCCCGGGCGAGATCGCGGTGTTTTTCCCGGGTGATGCGCACAAACCGTCGCTGGCGGCGGGCGCGGCGCCGGTGCTCGCGCACAAGACCGTGGTGAAGGTGCGCCTGTGA